The Deltaproteobacteria bacterium genome includes a region encoding these proteins:
- a CDS encoding lipase maturation factor family protein, with protein sequence MALTTAVFTRALGLVYLIAFLALRVQLLGLFGGHGLLPIAEYLGLVAERLGAERYWLLPTLAWLDASDATLLRLCDADAVVAVFAVNPFPDHPPRHVRAVTWEYHFTAPDDASEAWWRREWRGVYAPPRSRR encoded by the coding sequence ATGGCGCTGACGACCGCGGTCTTCACGCGCGCGCTCGGCCTCGTCTACCTGATCGCGTTCCTCGCGTTGCGGGTGCAGCTGCTCGGCCTCTTCGGCGGCCACGGCCTCCTGCCGATCGCCGAGTATCTCGGCCTCGTCGCCGAGCGCCTCGGCGCGGAGCGCTACTGGCTCCTGCCGACGCTCGCCTGGCTCGACGCGAGCGACGCGACCCTGCTCCGCCTCTGCGACGCCGACGCCGTGGTCGCGGTCTTCGCCGTGAACCCCTTCCCCGACCACCCGCCGCGCCACGTCCGCGCCGTGACGTGGGAGTACCACTTCACCGCGCCGGACGACGCGAGCGAGGCGTGGTGGCGGCGGGAGTGGCGCGGCGTCTACGCGCCGCCCCGCTCCCGCCGCTGA
- a CDS encoding DEAD/DEAH box helicase has protein sequence MATPTFADLPLSPAMQAALRGASYVTPTPIQAATIPPALAGRDVIGAAQTGTGKTASFMIPIVERLRDGRSRGAAVVLAPTRELAEQIHGWASRLGKGLKTALVVGGVAYGPQIAALRARPSIIIATPGRLVDHLERKTLAFSDVRIFVLDEADRMLDMGFKPQLDAIMRSLPAERQTLLFSATMPPDLGALARMHLKNPARVSVGPRSVPPPKATQDVYLVGNAEKTPLLLSMVATNPGNVLVFARTKHRTDRVMRSLCDAGFAAQRLHSNRTQQQRRDALEGFRRGRYRVLVATDIAARGIDVAGIRHVINYDLPMTVEDYVHRVGRTARAEAHGRATSFASPEERGQLKAIERHIGRALPRGSAPAPLAARPAAAAPHRAPRPVAPPPPYRAPRPVDARAARSTREAHRPFGLADLGLAGARQDRRPSAQTRRARRGRHS, from the coding sequence GTGGCCACCCCCACCTTCGCCGACCTGCCGCTGTCGCCCGCCATGCAGGCGGCGCTCCGCGGCGCGTCCTACGTGACGCCGACGCCGATCCAGGCGGCGACCATCCCGCCCGCGCTCGCGGGCCGCGACGTCATCGGCGCGGCGCAGACCGGCACCGGCAAGACGGCGTCCTTCATGATCCCGATCGTCGAGCGCCTGCGGGACGGCCGTTCGCGCGGCGCCGCCGTCGTGCTCGCGCCGACGCGCGAGCTCGCCGAGCAGATCCACGGCTGGGCGAGCCGGCTCGGCAAGGGCCTCAAGACCGCCCTCGTCGTCGGCGGCGTCGCGTACGGCCCGCAGATCGCCGCGCTCCGCGCCCGGCCGTCGATCATCATCGCCACGCCCGGTCGCCTCGTGGACCATCTCGAGCGCAAGACCCTCGCCTTCTCCGACGTCCGCATCTTCGTGCTCGACGAGGCCGACCGCATGCTCGACATGGGCTTCAAGCCCCAGCTCGACGCGATCATGCGGAGCCTTCCCGCCGAGCGGCAGACGCTGCTCTTCTCGGCGACGATGCCGCCGGATCTCGGCGCGCTCGCGCGCATGCACCTGAAGAACCCGGCGCGCGTTTCGGTCGGCCCGCGGTCGGTGCCGCCGCCGAAGGCGACGCAGGACGTCTACCTCGTCGGCAATGCCGAGAAGACCCCGCTCCTGCTGTCGATGGTCGCGACCAACCCCGGCAACGTGCTGGTGTTCGCGCGCACCAAGCACCGCACCGACCGCGTCATGCGGTCGCTCTGCGATGCCGGCTTCGCGGCGCAGCGGCTCCACTCCAATCGCACCCAGCAACAGCGCCGGGACGCCCTCGAGGGCTTCCGCCGCGGACGCTACCGGGTGCTCGTCGCGACCGACATCGCGGCGCGCGGGATCGACGTCGCCGGCATCCGCCACGTCATCAACTACGACCTGCCGATGACGGTCGAGGACTACGTCCACCGCGTCGGGCGCACGGCGCGCGCCGAGGCGCACGGCCGGGCCACGAGCTTCGCCTCGCCCGAGGAGCGCGGGCAGCTGAAGGCGATCGAACGGCACATCGGCCGCGCGTTGCCGCGCGGGTCGGCGCCCGCGCCCTTGGCCGCGCGCCCGGCCGCGGCGGCGCCGCATCGGGCGCCGCGTCCGGTCGCGCCGCCGCCTCCGTACCGCGCGCCGCGCCCGGTCGACGCCCGGGCGGCGCGTTCCACGCGGGAGGCGCATCGCCCGTTTGGTCTCGCCGATCTCGGCCTCGCGGGCGCGCGGCAGGACCGTCGTCCGAGCGCGCAGACGCGCCGCGCGCGGCGCGGCCGGCACAGCTAG
- a CDS encoding MoxR family ATPase — protein sequence MDTGIAAVNDRIKEGSTFLYRLREEIGTVIVGQRYLVDRLLIGLLAGGHVLLEGVPGLAKTLAVKTLAQAIAATFRRIQFTPDLLPADLIGTMIYNPRDGVFTVKQGPIFAQLILADEINRAPAKVQSALLEAMQEHQVTIGDETHPLPDPFLVLATQNPIEQEGTYPLPEAQVDRFMLKLKIDYPTREEERQILERMAVIGKPRQVTPTVTPSDILAARALVDQIYLDDKIKEYVVNLVFATREPQTFQLDLGPLIEYGASPRATLYLTLAAKAHAFLQGRGYVTPQDVKSIAPDVLRHRLIVTYEAEAEDIDADEVVKRVLDGVPVP from the coding sequence ATGGATACAGGCATCGCGGCCGTGAACGACCGCATCAAAGAAGGCTCGACCTTTCTCTACCGACTGCGCGAGGAGATCGGCACGGTCATCGTCGGGCAGCGCTACCTGGTCGACCGCCTGCTGATCGGGCTCCTCGCGGGCGGCCACGTGCTGCTCGAGGGCGTGCCCGGCCTGGCGAAGACGCTCGCCGTGAAGACCCTGGCCCAGGCGATCGCGGCGACCTTCCGCCGCATCCAGTTCACGCCCGACCTGCTGCCGGCCGACCTGATCGGCACCATGATCTACAACCCGCGCGACGGGGTCTTCACGGTGAAGCAGGGGCCGATCTTCGCGCAGCTCATCCTCGCCGACGAGATCAACCGCGCGCCCGCCAAGGTGCAGAGCGCCCTCCTCGAAGCGATGCAGGAGCACCAGGTCACGATCGGCGACGAGACCCATCCCCTCCCCGATCCATTCCTCGTGCTCGCGACCCAGAACCCGATCGAGCAGGAAGGAACGTACCCGCTGCCGGAGGCCCAAGTCGACCGCTTCATGCTGAAGCTCAAGATCGACTACCCGACCCGCGAGGAGGAGCGCCAGATCCTCGAGCGCATGGCGGTGATCGGAAAGCCGCGCCAGGTGACGCCGACCGTGACGCCGTCCGACATCCTCGCCGCGCGCGCGCTCGTCGACCAGATCTACCTCGACGACAAGATCAAGGAGTACGTCGTGAACCTGGTGTTCGCGACCCGCGAGCCGCAGACGTTCCAGCTCGACCTCGGACCGCTCATCGAATACGGCGCCTCGCCGCGCGCGACCCTCTACCTGACGCTCGCCGCCAAGGCGCACGCCTTCCTCCAGGGCCGCGGCTACGTGACGCCGCAGGACGTGAAGTCGATCGCGCCCGACGTGCTCCGCCACCGGCTGATCGTCACCTACGAGGCCGAGGCCGAGGACATCGATGCCGACGAGGTGGTCAAACGCGTCTTGGACGGCGTGCCCGTCCCGTGA
- a CDS encoding helix-turn-helix transcriptional regulator has protein sequence MDFTATARQLAALGHAHRLELFYLLVRAGHDGMTVGEIHQAMQRPTSTVTFHLRELVAAGLVSQERAGRSVRCRAEFAVLGAVLDDVRTACCSNAPARRRKVARP, from the coding sequence ATGGACTTCACCGCCACCGCCCGGCAACTCGCCGCGCTCGGTCACGCGCATCGGCTCGAGCTCTTCTACCTCCTGGTCCGCGCCGGGCACGACGGCATGACCGTCGGCGAGATCCACCAGGCGATGCAGCGACCCACCTCGACCGTGACCTTTCACCTGCGCGAGCTCGTCGCCGCCGGCCTGGTGAGCCAGGAAAGAGCGGGACGATCCGTGCGTTGCCGCGCCGAGTTCGCCGTCCTCGGCGCCGTGCTCGATGACGTCCGTACCGCATGCTGCAGCAACGCTCCGGCCCGCCGCCGGAAGGTGGCGAGGCCCTGA
- a CDS encoding M20 family peptidase, whose amino-acid sequence MTSVPHAAATLRPAAGRWRGPDVRRASSAGLVFRRLAWGVPLALLVLALVLTAHAARQQSRQPAATPLPSWQIDMRAAAERLAGAVRIPTISHDRSPAPVETFHELHAYLKRHYPKTHEILRREVVNGASLLYTWDGTDAGAPPVLLMAHQDVVPVAPGTEAKWTHPPFAGVVADDHVWGRGAWDDKGSLLAIMEAAEQLVSGGFRPRGTVYFAFGHDEETGTAGGQQGAKEIAALLQSRGVHLAFVLDEGLLVSHGSIKGLEAPVALIGVAEKGYLTLALSTEAEPGHSSMPPDRTAIGALTTAVSRLEKHPMPTRMHPVVREMLETLAPESSGANGLFLSNLWLFEPFVRRQLEASPAARAMLRTTTALTVLRAGEKESALPGYAEARANFRLVPGDASHDVIEHARHVIADESIAIAPAGLSWEASPVSRTDGAAFATIRQAIRDVFPDAVVAPGLMVGFTDAHHFVDAADDVYRFTPVRARQEDLARFHGTDERVSLTNYEEMIRFYHRLLTTAAAEPSAPESRR is encoded by the coding sequence ATGACGTCCGTACCGCATGCTGCAGCAACGCTCCGGCCCGCCGCCGGAAGGTGGCGAGGCCCTGACGTGCGGCGCGCCTCTTCGGCCGGGCTCGTGTTCCGCCGTCTCGCCTGGGGCGTGCCGCTGGCGCTCCTCGTGCTGGCGCTCGTCCTGACCGCCCACGCGGCGCGCCAGCAGAGCCGACAGCCCGCCGCGACGCCGCTGCCGTCCTGGCAGATCGACATGCGGGCCGCGGCGGAGCGGCTCGCAGGCGCCGTGCGGATTCCGACGATCTCACACGATCGCTCGCCGGCACCCGTCGAGACGTTCCACGAGCTCCATGCCTATCTGAAGCGGCACTACCCGAAGACGCACGAGATCCTGCGGCGCGAAGTCGTGAACGGCGCCAGCCTGCTCTACACGTGGGACGGCACCGACGCCGGCGCGCCGCCCGTCCTGTTGATGGCCCACCAGGACGTCGTGCCGGTCGCGCCCGGCACCGAGGCCAAATGGACCCATCCGCCCTTCGCCGGGGTCGTGGCCGACGATCACGTTTGGGGTCGCGGAGCGTGGGACGACAAGGGCAGCCTCCTCGCGATCATGGAGGCCGCCGAGCAACTGGTCAGCGGCGGCTTTCGGCCCCGAGGCACCGTCTACTTCGCCTTCGGGCACGACGAGGAGACGGGCACGGCCGGCGGGCAGCAGGGCGCGAAGGAGATCGCCGCCCTGCTGCAGTCGCGCGGAGTGCACTTGGCCTTCGTGCTGGACGAGGGGCTCCTCGTGTCCCACGGCAGCATCAAAGGTCTCGAGGCTCCCGTCGCCCTGATCGGAGTGGCGGAGAAAGGGTACCTCACCCTCGCTCTCTCCACGGAGGCCGAGCCGGGACACTCGTCGATGCCGCCGGATCGAACGGCGATCGGCGCGCTGACGACCGCGGTCAGCCGACTCGAGAAGCATCCGATGCCGACACGCATGCATCCCGTCGTGCGCGAGATGCTCGAAACGCTCGCCCCGGAGTCGAGCGGCGCGAACGGCCTCTTCCTGTCGAACCTCTGGCTCTTCGAGCCGTTCGTGCGCCGACAGTTGGAAGCGAGCCCGGCGGCGCGGGCGATGCTGCGCACCACGACGGCGCTGACGGTCCTGCGCGCCGGCGAGAAGGAGAGCGCGCTGCCCGGCTACGCGGAGGCGCGAGCGAACTTCCGTCTCGTCCCAGGCGACGCCTCGCACGACGTCATCGAGCACGCGCGGCACGTCATCGCGGACGAGTCGATCGCGATCGCCCCCGCCGGGCTTTCGTGGGAAGCGTCACCGGTGTCGCGGACCGACGGCGCCGCGTTCGCCACCATTCGCCAGGCGATCCGCGACGTCTTCCCCGATGCGGTCGTCGCTCCCGGCTTGATGGTGGGATTCACCGACGCCCACCATTTCGTGGACGCGGCCGACGACGTCTATCGCTTCACCCCGGTGCGCGCGCGCCAGGAGGACCTGGCGCGTTTCCACGGCACCGACGAGCGCGTCTCCCTGACGAACTACGAAGAGATGATCCGCTTCTACCATCGACTGCTCACCACGGCCGCGGCGGAGCCGAGCGCTCCGGAATCGCGCCGGTAG
- a CDS encoding DUF58 domain-containing protein codes for MLTREQLKAVRKIQIRTSHLVSDLFAGQYQSVFKGRGMEFAEVRLYQPGDEVRTIDWNVTARTGVPHVKRYAEERELTVMLLVDASASTRFGSVKQLKSALAAELGALFAFSAITNNDKVGLVMFTDRIELAVPPRKGTRHVLRVIREVLSLQPQGRGTDLAAALEHLQRASKRRAVVFVLSDFLDASAERALRIAARRHDVIAVVLDDPRERELPDVGLVELEEAETGERYVVDTGDARLREAFAASAAAARTARDRWLHAANVDAIMIGTERPYTEALLRFFRMRERRQ; via the coding sequence ATGCTGACGCGCGAACAACTGAAGGCGGTCCGGAAGATCCAGATCCGGACGTCGCATCTCGTCTCCGACTTGTTCGCGGGGCAATACCAGTCGGTGTTCAAGGGCCGGGGGATGGAGTTCGCGGAGGTGCGGCTCTACCAGCCCGGCGACGAGGTCCGGACCATCGACTGGAACGTGACGGCGCGGACCGGGGTGCCGCACGTGAAGCGCTACGCCGAGGAGCGCGAGCTCACGGTGATGCTGCTCGTCGACGCGAGCGCGTCGACGCGCTTCGGCAGCGTGAAGCAGTTGAAGAGCGCGCTCGCCGCCGAGCTCGGCGCGCTCTTCGCCTTCTCCGCGATCACCAACAACGACAAGGTCGGCCTCGTGATGTTCACCGATCGGATCGAGCTCGCGGTGCCGCCGCGCAAGGGCACCCGCCACGTGCTGCGCGTGATCCGCGAGGTGCTCTCGCTACAGCCGCAGGGTCGCGGCACCGATCTCGCCGCGGCGCTCGAGCACCTCCAGCGGGCGAGCAAGCGGCGCGCGGTCGTCTTCGTGCTCTCCGACTTCCTCGACGCGAGCGCCGAGCGCGCGCTCCGCATCGCGGCGCGCCGGCACGACGTGATCGCGGTCGTGCTCGACGACCCGCGCGAGCGCGAATTGCCGGACGTCGGGCTCGTCGAGCTGGAGGAGGCCGAGACCGGCGAGCGCTACGTCGTCGACACGGGGGACGCGCGGCTCCGCGAGGCCTTCGCCGCGAGCGCGGCGGCGGCGCGAACGGCGCGCGACCGCTGGCTGCACGCGGCCAACGTCGACGCGATCATGATCGGAACCGAGCGGCCGTACACGGAGGCGCTGCTGCGATTTTTTCGCATGCGAGAGCGGCGGCAGTGA
- a CDS encoding VWA domain-containing protein, whose amino-acid sequence MHLADPWFLLLLALLPLVLRAARRPARRATVRFPSLGILRTIAPRGAGARRGALLALRAAALAAIAVALARPQAGSAATKIHREGVDVMLAVDVSGSMLAEDFTVDGERANRLQAVKSVVKEFVTARPEDRIGLVLFAARPYTQCPLTLDHGWLLQNLDRAEIGMIEDGTAVGSALATAVNRLRPSTAKSKFVVLLTDGQSNAGRITPQTAADAAAALGIKVYTVGAGTRGMAPFPTQDFFGNKVYRPMQVDVDEATLQKIATTTHGRYFRATDTPTLREIYAEIDRSEKSEFEAPEYLDYRELYPWLLWPALALVLLEIGLGETALRKLP is encoded by the coding sequence ATGCACCTCGCTGATCCCTGGTTCCTCCTGCTCCTCGCGTTGCTGCCGCTGGTCCTGCGCGCGGCGCGGCGGCCGGCCCGGCGCGCGACGGTGCGCTTCCCGAGCCTCGGCATCCTCCGCACCATCGCGCCGCGCGGCGCGGGCGCGCGGCGCGGCGCGCTGCTCGCGCTCCGCGCGGCGGCGCTCGCCGCGATCGCCGTCGCGCTCGCCCGGCCGCAGGCCGGCTCGGCCGCGACCAAGATCCATCGCGAGGGCGTCGACGTCATGCTCGCGGTCGACGTCTCGGGCAGCATGCTCGCCGAGGACTTCACGGTCGACGGCGAGCGCGCGAACCGCCTCCAGGCGGTGAAGTCGGTCGTGAAGGAGTTCGTGACGGCGCGTCCCGAGGACCGCATCGGCCTGGTCCTCTTCGCCGCGCGCCCCTACACGCAATGTCCGCTTACCCTCGACCACGGCTGGCTCCTCCAGAACCTCGACCGCGCCGAGATCGGCATGATCGAGGACGGCACGGCCGTCGGCTCGGCGCTCGCGACCGCCGTGAACCGCCTGCGCCCGTCGACCGCGAAGAGCAAGTTCGTCGTGCTGCTCACCGACGGCCAGAGCAACGCCGGCAGGATCACGCCGCAGACCGCGGCCGACGCGGCGGCCGCGCTCGGCATCAAGGTCTACACGGTCGGCGCCGGCACGCGCGGCATGGCGCCCTTCCCGACCCAGGACTTCTTCGGCAACAAGGTCTACCGCCCGATGCAGGTCGACGTCGACGAGGCGACGCTCCAGAAGATCGCGACCACGACCCATGGGCGCTACTTCCGCGCCACCGACACCCCGACGCTGCGGGAGATCTACGCCGAGATCGATCGCAGCGAGAAGAGCGAGTTCGAGGCCCCCGAGTACCTCGACTACCGGGAGCTCTATCCCTGGCTGCTGTGGCCGGCGCTCGCGCTGGTGCTGCTGGAGATCGGCCTCGGCGAGACCGCGCTGAGGAAGCTGCCGTGA
- a CDS encoding VWA domain-containing protein has product MIQWRDPTSLAALGLVPALVAFLVWSLRRRRQALAAFVETKLLPAVTPDLDPRRRRVRAALLCLAVGLLAVALGGPMWGFRWQQVQREGIDLIVAIDTSRSMLATDVKPNRLGRAKLAVQDLLAQIGGDRVGLVAFAGSAFLQCPLTLDFGAFSQSLQAIEAGIIPRGGTNLAAAIDASLGAFEGRQAAHQALVVITDGEDHGSDLDEAIKRATERGVKIYTVGIGTSEGELIPLEKGGFLKDRSGQVVKSRLDETTLQKIANDTGGAYLHATDTAFGLTELYRDYIATMEKRELASTLERRFEHRFQWPLLAAFALLLVEPLVGERRPAARPAGTRGLRSPRRRSRDREAA; this is encoded by the coding sequence GTGATCCAGTGGCGCGATCCGACGAGCCTCGCGGCGCTCGGGCTCGTCCCGGCGCTCGTGGCGTTCCTCGTGTGGAGCCTGCGCCGGCGGCGGCAGGCGCTCGCCGCGTTCGTCGAGACGAAGCTCCTGCCCGCCGTCACGCCCGACCTCGACCCGCGCCGACGCCGCGTCCGCGCCGCGCTCCTCTGCCTCGCCGTAGGGCTCCTGGCGGTCGCGCTCGGCGGCCCGATGTGGGGCTTCCGCTGGCAGCAGGTGCAGCGCGAGGGCATCGACCTGATCGTCGCGATCGACACCTCGCGCAGCATGCTCGCGACCGACGTGAAGCCGAACCGGCTCGGCCGCGCCAAGCTCGCCGTGCAGGACCTCCTCGCCCAGATCGGCGGCGACCGCGTCGGGCTCGTCGCCTTCGCGGGAAGCGCGTTCCTCCAGTGCCCGTTGACCCTCGACTTCGGCGCGTTCTCGCAGAGCCTGCAGGCGATCGAGGCCGGCATCATCCCGCGCGGCGGCACCAACCTTGCCGCCGCGATCGACGCCTCGCTCGGCGCCTTCGAGGGCCGCCAGGCCGCACACCAGGCGCTCGTCGTCATCACCGACGGCGAGGACCACGGGAGCGATCTCGACGAGGCGATCAAGCGCGCGACCGAGCGCGGCGTGAAGATCTACACGGTCGGCATCGGGACGTCGGAAGGCGAGCTCATCCCGCTCGAGAAGGGAGGCTTCCTGAAGGACCGGAGCGGTCAGGTCGTGAAGTCGCGCCTCGACGAGACGACGCTGCAGAAGATCGCGAACGACACGGGCGGCGCCTACCTGCACGCGACCGACACCGCCTTCGGCCTCACCGAGCTCTACCGCGACTACATCGCGACGATGGAGAAGCGCGAGCTCGCGAGCACGCTCGAGCGGCGCTTCGAGCATCGCTTCCAGTGGCCGCTCCTGGCGGCGTTCGCGCTGTTGCTCGTCGAGCCGCTGGTCGGCGAGCGCCGCCCGGCGGCGCGTCCCGCCGGCACGCGCGGGCTCCGCTCTCCGCGGCGCCGGAGTCGCGACCGGGAGGCCGCATGA
- a CDS encoding tetratricopeptide repeat protein, with protein sequence MTPPRRLRLAAGLVAATSIAWLDPHQSVREANRLYSEGKYEEAAAGYNAALVDHPDSPELHFNLGDATFKQGKYDEAVAAYQKVETASDPARASRVAYNVGNATFRKGQALEQSEPQKALQLYGEALASYRRALGLAPDDADAKFNHEFVTRRIEEVKKRLEEQKQNQDQKPSQDQPQDQPPDQQQNQDQQQDQNQQQDQQRPEEEQQDQANDEQQQQQEQQEGGEQHQDEQHQDEPHQGQEEQPADDEAREQQPPAEQDQGESGEQQDAAQRAGDQQHPQRPPEGDVYADEKKDGELSKGEAAAILDSQRGEEVSPEDVIRKLQGARVAEPAQDW encoded by the coding sequence ATGACGCCGCCGCGCCGCCTCCGCCTCGCCGCGGGCCTCGTCGCCGCGACCTCGATCGCGTGGCTCGATCCGCACCAGTCCGTCCGCGAAGCGAACCGGCTCTACTCCGAGGGCAAGTACGAGGAAGCCGCCGCCGGGTACAACGCCGCGCTCGTCGACCATCCAGACTCGCCCGAGCTGCATTTCAACCTCGGCGACGCCACCTTCAAGCAGGGCAAGTACGACGAGGCGGTCGCCGCGTACCAGAAGGTCGAGACCGCGAGCGATCCCGCGCGCGCGAGCCGCGTGGCGTACAACGTCGGGAACGCCACCTTCCGCAAAGGCCAGGCCCTCGAGCAGAGCGAGCCGCAGAAGGCGCTCCAGCTCTACGGCGAGGCGCTCGCGTCCTATCGCCGCGCGCTCGGCCTCGCGCCGGACGACGCGGACGCCAAGTTCAACCACGAGTTCGTGACCCGCCGCATCGAGGAGGTGAAGAAGCGCCTCGAAGAACAGAAGCAGAACCAGGACCAGAAGCCGAGCCAAGACCAGCCGCAAGACCAGCCGCCGGACCAGCAGCAGAACCAGGATCAGCAACAGGACCAGAACCAGCAGCAGGATCAGCAGCGACCCGAGGAAGAGCAGCAGGACCAGGCGAACGACGAGCAGCAGCAGCAGCAGGAACAGCAGGAGGGGGGCGAGCAGCACCAGGACGAGCAGCACCAGGATGAGCCGCACCAGGGACAAGAAGAGCAGCCCGCGGACGACGAGGCGCGAGAGCAGCAGCCGCCCGCGGAGCAGGACCAGGGCGAGAGCGGCGAGCAGCAGGACGCCGCGCAGCGAGCGGGCGACCAGCAGCACCCGCAACGGCCGCCGGAGGGCGACGTGTACGCGGACGAGAAGAAGGACGGCGAGCTCTCGAAGGGCGAAGCGGCGGCCATCCTCGACTCGCAGCGCGGCGAGGAGGTGTCGCCCGAGGACGTCATCCGGAAGCTGCAGGGCGCACGCGTCGCCGAGCCCGCCCAGGACTGGTAG